One genomic segment of Paenibacillus sp. FSL H8-0332 includes these proteins:
- a CDS encoding amidase domain-containing protein, with protein sequence MEQQWKKSLYVYVDQLNKGRVAPGAEPRHTSIRDPRFLDEQRARSRRIAQWYSRRGITPLRGETGVRTLRTVRQNPAEVVADVALHSAFYYEKGGMTHREDVVESERLTFVREKDGWEIVNVERRVPERSGVRKVVEKDPALRLSEWGEALPDPRPSQPLLNRRVLKGASGAREVRYRREEAAAYADLWWKEGNPEFEIFEVDCTNYVSQCLFAGGAPINYTGKRETGWWYKGYNGAQEWWSFSWAVSDSLKRYLSGSRSSGLRAEVVERPEQLELGDIIQYDWDGNGHYQHSTIVTAFDAGGLPLVNARTVSSRHRFWDYKDSYAWTDRTAYRFFHINDYL encoded by the coding sequence ATGGAGCAGCAGTGGAAGAAAAGTCTCTATGTCTATGTGGACCAGCTGAATAAGGGGCGGGTTGCACCTGGCGCCGAGCCGCGCCATACCTCGATCAGGGACCCGCGGTTCCTGGACGAACAGCGGGCGCGTTCCCGCCGGATCGCCCAGTGGTACAGCCGGCGGGGCATTACTCCGCTGCGCGGGGAGACGGGGGTGCGGACGCTGCGGACCGTGCGGCAGAATCCTGCCGAGGTGGTCGCCGATGTGGCGCTGCACAGCGCCTTCTATTATGAGAAGGGCGGGATGACGCACCGCGAGGATGTGGTGGAGTCGGAGCGCCTGACCTTTGTACGTGAAAAGGACGGCTGGGAGATTGTGAACGTGGAGCGCCGTGTGCCTGAACGGAGTGGAGTGCGCAAGGTGGTGGAGAAAGATCCGGCTCTGCGTCTCTCGGAGTGGGGGGAGGCTCTGCCCGATCCGCGTCCGTCCCAGCCGCTGCTGAACCGCCGTGTCCTGAAGGGCGCAAGCGGTGCAAGAGAGGTGCGCTACCGCCGGGAGGAAGCCGCAGCCTATGCCGACCTCTGGTGGAAGGAAGGGAATCCGGAGTTCGAGATTTTCGAGGTGGACTGCACCAATTATGTCTCCCAATGTCTCTTTGCAGGGGGAGCGCCTATCAACTATACTGGTAAAAGAGAAACGGGCTGGTGGTACAAAGGTTATAACGGGGCCCAGGAATGGTGGAGCTTCAGCTGGGCGGTCTCCGACAGCCTGAAGCGTTATCTGAGCGGGAGCCGCAGCAGCGGGCTGCGTGCGGAGGTTGTCGAGCGGCCGGAGCAGCTTGAGCTGGGCGACATTATTCAGTATGACTGGGATGGCAACGGACATTACCAGCACAGCACGATTGTTACCGCTTTTGATGCGGGCGGGCTGCCGCTGGTGAATGCGCGGACGGTTAGCAGCCGTCACCGCTTCTGGGATTACAAGGATTCCTACGCCTGGACGGACCGGACGGCTTATCGTTTTTTTCATATTAATGACTATTTATAG
- the acnA gene encoding aconitate hydratase AcnA — protein sequence MPSKDHFSLAKNLNSGGKTYRYYHLNALEEQGAGDISSLPFSIKVLLEAAVRQYDGRAITEEHVKQLANWSGGIDRNKEIPFIPARIVLQDFTGVPVVVDLAAMRDTVKKAGGDPKKINPLVPVDLVIDHSVMVDAFGTADALEYNMNVEFERNEERYRFLRWAQTAFNNFRAVPPATGIVHQVNLEYLASVATTKVIDGETVVYPDSLVGTDSHTTMINGLGVVGWGVGGIEAEAGMLGQPLYFVTPDVVGFKLTGSLMEGATATDLALTVTQMLRKKGVVGKFVEFYGPGLANISLADRATVANMAPEYGATIGFFPVDEETLAYLRSTGRPDELVELVGDYYKAQGMFRTAETPDPAFSDIIELDLASVVPSLAGPKRPQDRVELTHMKENFEGIIRTPVDKGGYGLSDEKIAQEVEIQHKNGSSSKLSTGAVVIAAITSCTNTSNPSVMLGAGLLAKKAVERGLTKPGYVKSSLTPGSLVVTEYLQKADLLKPLEALGFYLAGYGCATCIGNSGPLPDEVSEAITEHDMTVAAVISGNRNFEGRVHAQVKANYLASPPLVVAYALAGTVNIDLKTEPLGYDPQGEPVFLADIWPTTAEIREAVALSLSPEMFRSKYENVFTANERWNNIPVPEGELYEWDNNSTYIQNPPFFEHLADGVSDIKDIKNSRVLALLADSVTTDHISPAGNISTSGPAGEYLRGHGVERADFNSYGSRRGNHEVMMRGTFANIRIRNAVAPGTEGGVTTFLPSDEVMSIYDASMLYQAAGQNLIVIAGKEYGTGSSRDWAAKGTLLLGVKAVIAESFERIHRSNLVGMGVLPLQFQEGHGWSSMGLTGRETFDITGLDNHVLPGQELTVTATREDGTQFDFPVIARLDSTVDIDYYRNGGILQTVLRQMLADATASEAAQPVE from the coding sequence ATGCCAAGCAAGGACCATTTTTCATTGGCCAAGAACCTGAACTCAGGTGGCAAAACTTATCGCTACTATCATTTGAACGCTCTGGAAGAGCAAGGCGCAGGCGATATTTCCTCCCTGCCATTCTCCATTAAGGTATTACTCGAAGCAGCTGTCCGCCAATATGACGGACGGGCGATTACTGAAGAACATGTCAAGCAGCTCGCCAACTGGTCGGGCGGCATTGACCGCAATAAGGAAATCCCGTTCATTCCGGCCCGCATCGTCCTGCAGGATTTCACCGGCGTGCCTGTAGTTGTCGATCTCGCAGCTATGCGCGATACCGTCAAGAAGGCGGGCGGCGACCCCAAGAAGATTAATCCGCTTGTACCGGTTGACCTTGTTATTGACCATTCGGTTATGGTTGATGCGTTCGGAACGGCCGATGCACTGGAATATAATATGAATGTTGAATTCGAGCGTAATGAGGAACGTTACCGCTTCCTGCGCTGGGCTCAGACCGCCTTCAATAACTTCCGTGCGGTTCCGCCGGCAACAGGGATTGTGCATCAGGTTAACCTGGAGTATCTGGCCTCTGTAGCCACCACTAAGGTTATCGACGGAGAAACGGTAGTTTATCCGGATTCCCTGGTCGGCACGGACTCTCATACTACAATGATCAACGGTCTTGGAGTAGTAGGCTGGGGCGTTGGCGGAATAGAGGCTGAGGCAGGCATGCTCGGACAGCCGCTCTATTTCGTTACCCCGGATGTCGTCGGCTTCAAGCTGACCGGCAGTCTGATGGAAGGCGCTACGGCTACCGACCTGGCCCTCACCGTTACCCAGATGCTGCGCAAAAAAGGCGTAGTCGGCAAATTCGTCGAATTCTACGGTCCGGGTCTGGCTAACATCAGTCTGGCAGACCGTGCGACAGTAGCCAACATGGCTCCTGAATATGGCGCTACGATCGGCTTCTTCCCTGTAGATGAGGAGACACTGGCCTATCTGCGCAGCACCGGACGTCCGGATGAGCTGGTAGAGCTGGTAGGGGATTATTATAAGGCGCAGGGGATGTTCCGCACCGCAGAGACACCGGACCCTGCATTCAGCGATATCATTGAGCTGGATCTGGCTTCTGTGGTTCCCAGCCTGGCTGGACCGAAGCGTCCGCAGGACCGGGTAGAGCTTACCCATATGAAGGAGAATTTCGAAGGTATTATCCGTACACCTGTTGATAAGGGCGGCTATGGCCTCAGCGATGAGAAGATTGCCCAAGAGGTTGAGATACAGCACAAGAACGGAAGCTCCAGCAAGCTCAGCACAGGAGCCGTTGTCATTGCAGCCATCACGAGCTGTACGAACACCTCCAACCCGAGCGTTATGCTGGGAGCGGGATTGTTAGCCAAGAAGGCCGTAGAACGCGGTCTGACCAAACCCGGCTATGTCAAAAGCAGTCTGACGCCCGGATCGCTGGTCGTTACGGAATATCTGCAGAAGGCAGATCTGCTGAAGCCGCTGGAAGCGCTCGGCTTCTACCTGGCTGGCTACGGCTGCGCCACTTGTATCGGTAACTCCGGCCCGCTGCCGGATGAAGTCAGCGAAGCGATTACAGAACATGATATGACCGTTGCCGCTGTAATATCCGGGAACCGTAACTTCGAGGGCCGTGTGCATGCCCAGGTCAAAGCCAACTACTTGGCTTCACCGCCCCTGGTTGTCGCCTACGCCCTGGCCGGCACGGTGAATATTGACCTGAAGACCGAGCCGCTGGGCTATGACCCGCAGGGTGAGCCTGTCTTCCTGGCCGATATCTGGCCGACTACAGCCGAGATCCGCGAAGCCGTAGCGCTCTCGCTCAGTCCGGAAATGTTCCGCAGCAAATATGAGAATGTATTCACAGCCAATGAACGCTGGAATAACATTCCGGTACCGGAAGGCGAGCTGTATGAATGGGATAACAACTCCACTTACATTCAGAATCCGCCATTCTTCGAGCATCTGGCAGACGGTGTCTCTGACATTAAGGACATTAAAAATTCCCGTGTGCTTGCACTGCTTGCCGATTCCGTCACTACCGACCATATCTCACCGGCCGGGAATATCTCCACCTCCGGTCCAGCCGGAGAATATCTGCGGGGCCATGGCGTGGAACGCGCCGACTTCAACTCCTACGGCTCACGCCGCGGGAATCATGAGGTGATGATGCGCGGTACCTTCGCCAACATCCGTATCCGCAATGCAGTGGCGCCTGGAACAGAGGGCGGTGTAACCACCTTCCTGCCAAGCGACGAGGTCATGTCGATCTACGATGCCTCCATGCTGTACCAGGCCGCCGGACAGAATCTGATCGTCATCGCCGGTAAAGAATACGGCACAGGCAGCTCCCGTGACTGGGCCGCCAAGGGTACACTCCTGCTTGGAGTCAAAGCCGTCATCGCCGAGAGCTTCGAGCGGATTCACCGCAGTAATCTCGTCGGCATGGGCGTGCTGCCGCTGCAGTTCCAGGAAGGCCATGGCTGGAGCAGCATGGGGCTGACCGGACGCGAGACCTTCGACATTACCGGTCTTGACAACCATGTCCTTCCCGGACAGGAGCTGACAGTCACTGCTACCCGTGAAGACGGCACCCAGTTCGACTTCCCGGTCATTGCCCGTCTCGATAGTACCGTAGACATCGACTACTACCGCAATGGCGGTATTCTGCAGACAGTCCTCCGCCAGATGCTGGCAGATGCTACAGCTTCGGAAGCGGCTCAACCGGTAGAATAA
- a CDS encoding glutamate-1-semialdehyde 2,1-aminomutase: MNRSTSEQLYEEALQHIVGGVNSPSRSFKAVGGGAPVFMKRAGGSRFWDEDGNEYIDYLAAYGPIITGHAHPHITAAITEAAQNGLLYGTPTRLEIKLAKMLKEAIPSMDKVRFVNSGTEAVMTTIRVARAYTKRSKIIKFAGCYHGHSDLVLVAAGSGPSTLGIPDSAGVPASIAQEVITVPFNDLDALRKALEKWGQDVAAVMVEPIVGNFGMVMPHPGFLQGLCKLTHENGSLVIYDEVITAFRFHYGSTQTYAGLAGHEEIIPDLTALGKIIGGGLPIGAYGGRKHVMEQVAPLGPAYQAGTMAGNPASISAGIACLEVLSAEGVYDEMERLAIRLTEGLQASADRHGIPLTINRIRGAFSTHFCSHPITNYEEAQDTDGEMFASFFRHMLSRGINLAPSKYEAWFLTTAHTDADIDLTLEAAEASFAAMAAEK, encoded by the coding sequence ATGAACCGCAGCACATCAGAACAGTTATACGAGGAAGCTCTACAGCATATTGTCGGAGGCGTGAACAGCCCCTCCCGCTCCTTCAAGGCCGTGGGCGGAGGCGCCCCTGTCTTCATGAAACGCGCCGGAGGCTCACGCTTTTGGGATGAGGACGGCAATGAATATATTGATTATCTGGCCGCCTATGGCCCGATCATTACCGGACATGCCCACCCTCATATCACCGCCGCTATTACTGAGGCCGCGCAGAACGGACTGCTCTACGGAACGCCAACCCGGCTTGAGATCAAGCTGGCCAAGATGCTGAAGGAAGCTATTCCCTCGATGGACAAGGTACGCTTCGTCAACTCCGGTACAGAAGCCGTCATGACGACCATCCGCGTCGCCCGCGCCTACACCAAGCGCAGCAAAATCATCAAATTCGCCGGTTGTTATCACGGCCACTCTGATCTTGTGCTTGTAGCCGCAGGTTCAGGTCCATCGACACTGGGTATCCCGGACAGCGCAGGCGTTCCGGCCAGCATCGCCCAGGAGGTCATTACCGTTCCCTTCAATGATCTGGACGCCCTGCGTAAAGCGCTGGAGAAATGGGGCCAGGATGTGGCTGCCGTGATGGTTGAGCCGATTGTCGGCAACTTCGGTATGGTGATGCCGCACCCCGGCTTCCTGCAAGGCCTGTGTAAGCTGACGCATGAGAACGGCTCCCTGGTTATCTATGATGAAGTAATCACCGCCTTCCGTTTCCACTATGGCTCCACACAGACCTATGCCGGTCTTGCCGGGCATGAGGAGATTATTCCCGATCTTACGGCCCTGGGCAAAATCATCGGCGGCGGGCTGCCCATCGGTGCTTACGGCGGCCGCAAGCATGTCATGGAGCAGGTCGCTCCGCTCGGTCCTGCGTATCAGGCCGGCACGATGGCCGGTAACCCCGCTTCGATCTCGGCAGGGATTGCCTGCCTGGAGGTGCTTAGCGCGGAAGGCGTCTATGACGAGATGGAGCGGCTGGCCATCCGCCTGACCGAAGGACTTCAGGCATCCGCTGACCGTCACGGCATTCCGCTCACCATCAACCGGATTCGCGGCGCATTCTCCACGCATTTCTGCAGCCATCCTATTACGAATTATGAAGAGGCGCAGGATACCGACGGTGAAATGTTCGCCAGCTTCTTCCGGCACATGCTGAGCCGGGGCATCAACCTGGCCCCGTCCAAATATGAGGCGTGGTTCCTGACCACAGCCCACACGGACGCTGACATCGACCTCACCCTGGAGGCGGCAGAGGCTTCGTTCGCGGCAATGGCTGCGGAGAAGTAA
- a CDS encoding D-alanine--D-alanine ligase, with product MGNAKTTVGLVYGGKSGEHEVSLQTAYAVMNAFDYDKYEIIPFYISKQGVWKVGAVLEAPFPAIEQLKLSGVAGDMGTALNALFSGLSGGEQVIDVMFPLLHGTNGEDGTIQGLFEMANIPYIGAGVLASSAGMDKVVMKKLFGEAGLEQCDYCYFNAANWRQRKHELIVDLEDKLGYPVFVKPANLGSSVGISKANDKESLIKAVDYAFRYDTKVIIEEFVDAREVEVAVLGNEEPEASVPGEIVSSGEYYDYAAKYTDGKSQMLIPAPVDPEVADRLRESAILAFKAIEGSGITRADFFLRKSDGKILINEVNTMPGFTPFSMYPLLWRETGVSYKALLDRMIGLALERYRFRQGLKYDNE from the coding sequence ATGGGGAACGCTAAGACTACCGTAGGACTGGTGTACGGCGGCAAATCCGGAGAGCATGAGGTATCGCTGCAGACGGCTTATGCGGTTATGAACGCTTTTGACTACGATAAATATGAGATTATTCCGTTCTATATCTCCAAGCAGGGGGTATGGAAGGTTGGTGCAGTGCTGGAGGCTCCCTTCCCCGCGATTGAGCAGCTTAAGCTCTCCGGGGTGGCCGGAGATATGGGCACGGCCCTGAATGCCTTGTTCAGCGGGCTTAGCGGAGGCGAGCAGGTTATAGACGTCATGTTCCCGCTGCTGCACGGCACGAACGGCGAGGACGGCACCATTCAGGGGCTGTTCGAGATGGCGAATATCCCGTACATCGGCGCAGGCGTGCTGGCTTCATCGGCGGGCATGGATAAGGTGGTCATGAAGAAGCTGTTCGGTGAGGCGGGGCTGGAGCAATGTGACTATTGCTATTTCAATGCCGCGAACTGGAGACAACGCAAGCACGAGCTGATTGTAGATCTAGAGGATAAGCTGGGATATCCGGTTTTCGTCAAGCCTGCTAATCTGGGCTCCAGCGTAGGAATCTCCAAGGCCAACGATAAGGAAAGTCTGATCAAGGCTGTGGATTATGCCTTCCGCTATGACACGAAGGTGATCATTGAGGAATTCGTGGATGCGCGCGAAGTGGAGGTGGCCGTACTCGGCAATGAGGAGCCGGAGGCTTCGGTTCCGGGTGAAATCGTCTCTTCTGGTGAATATTATGATTATGCGGCCAAGTACACGGACGGTAAATCACAGATGCTGATTCCGGCACCTGTCGATCCTGAGGTAGCGGACCGTCTGCGCGAGTCGGCTATACTGGCCTTCAAGGCTATTGAGGGCAGCGGAATTACCCGGGCCGACTTCTTCCTGCGGAAGTCTGACGGCAAGATTCTTATTAATGAAGTGAATACCATGCCTGGCTTCACCCCGTTCAGCATGTATCCGCTGCTGTGGCGTGAGACCGGTGTGTCCTATAAAGCGCTGCTGGACCGTATGATCGGGCTGGCGCTGGAGCGTTACCGGTTCAGACAGGGCCTGAAGTACGATAATGAATAA
- a CDS encoding inositol monophosphatase family protein gives MSPVSPDNRNEREPYVVTSKGHTAAAINAAAKAGEWIKSRQGQVKELGSKTSAQDLVTEVDKGVEQMIRRLILTHYPDHAILGEEGVLPGADALTAALDEAREHDYLWIVDPIDGTTNFVHGFPFYCVSIALVVKGELTVGVIYDPTRDEMFVAEKGKGAYMHGIPTKVSAETLPGNSLIAMGFPPDRVVAQPANMAGLQQILPQVRGIRAGGSAALHLAYVAAGRVDGYWEVGLSPWDCAAGVLLVLESGGKVTDTQGDPYDISTRHVVASNGRIHDYLVTSLQAADATGFKKQ, from the coding sequence ATGAGTCCTGTAAGTCCTGATAACCGAAATGAACGGGAGCCCTATGTAGTTACAAGCAAGGGACATACGGCGGCAGCCATCAATGCTGCGGCCAAAGCGGGGGAATGGATCAAGAGCAGACAAGGCCAGGTGAAGGAGCTGGGCAGCAAGACATCGGCCCAGGATCTGGTCACGGAGGTCGATAAAGGTGTGGAGCAAATGATCCGCCGGCTGATCCTGACCCATTATCCCGACCATGCCATCCTTGGCGAGGAGGGTGTTCTGCCCGGTGCGGATGCACTGACGGCCGCCTTAGATGAAGCGCGGGAACATGATTATCTGTGGATTGTCGATCCAATAGACGGCACAACCAATTTCGTGCACGGCTTCCCGTTCTATTGCGTGTCGATTGCTCTGGTGGTCAAGGGCGAGCTTACGGTAGGCGTGATCTATGATCCGACCCGGGACGAGATGTTCGTAGCCGAGAAGGGAAAAGGCGCATACATGCACGGGATTCCTACGAAGGTATCAGCGGAGACACTGCCGGGCAACAGCCTGATTGCCATGGGCTTCCCGCCGGACCGTGTGGTGGCTCAGCCGGCGAATATGGCCGGGCTGCAGCAGATTCTGCCACAGGTTCGCGGCATTCGTGCCGGCGGCTCGGCAGCACTGCATCTGGCTTATGTTGCTGCCGGACGAGTGGATGGGTATTGGGAGGTTGGGCTAAGTCCCTGGGACTGCGCGGCCGGAGTACTGCTGGTGTTGGAATCCGGCGGTAAGGTCACGGATACGCAGGGCGATCCCTATGATATTAGTACACGCCATGTAGTCGCAAGCAATGGACGAATCCATGATTATCTGGTAACTTCCTTGCAGGCCGCAGATGCCACAGGCTTCAAGAAGCAGTAG
- a CDS encoding stalk domain-containing protein: MLKTWRRLISASASGLLLFTVLINVHAGPADAAAAAVAQGTEQDVFRIVALGDSITAGYEPGMTDPSVKPYGYAERLLEQGWYHGRSELKNYGILGLRSAGLLQYTGAIKDNAAITPEAIQPGLSDPRIGQFAALAPQIRTELAAADLITITIGGNDVSSLFLNYKTLTDADFASQLEERLTEYNMNVTALLKNIREVNPQATILLADQYQPAPRIALGASYDKLMNAAAQFTIAAENIAATLNQAGAPLKVAHVAAKFAGVEGSLTHIIGAGAADFHPTQLGYERIATVFAELQWGEYRMPAVTAMASETAPMSIVVKGKELNTPNKPILKNGQNFLALKDILNAASATGKWDNKTSSATVTYGGRTVVITIGSKTMKVNGADVAIDTPAFLQKVGKEDKTYLPLAALATGLGFDVNYSSKLRTAFINP; encoded by the coding sequence ATGCTGAAGACATGGAGAAGGTTAATATCAGCTTCTGCTAGCGGACTGCTGTTGTTCACCGTATTAATCAATGTGCATGCAGGTCCGGCGGATGCCGCAGCGGCAGCCGTGGCGCAAGGAACAGAGCAGGATGTCTTTCGCATCGTGGCACTTGGAGATTCCATTACTGCCGGGTATGAGCCAGGGATGACTGATCCCAGCGTGAAGCCGTACGGATATGCTGAGAGATTACTGGAGCAAGGCTGGTATCACGGCAGAAGTGAGCTTAAGAATTACGGCATCTTGGGCCTTAGGTCAGCGGGACTGCTTCAATATACGGGAGCTATTAAGGACAATGCGGCCATTACGCCGGAGGCTATTCAGCCGGGGCTGTCTGATCCGCGTATCGGACAGTTTGCTGCTCTGGCCCCGCAGATTAGAACGGAGCTCGCTGCGGCGGATCTGATTACCATTACCATCGGCGGCAATGATGTCAGCAGCCTGTTCTTGAATTACAAGACGCTGACCGATGCTGATTTCGCATCCCAGCTTGAGGAGCGTCTGACGGAATACAACATGAATGTAACAGCGCTGCTGAAGAATATCCGGGAAGTGAATCCGCAGGCAACCATTCTGCTGGCCGACCAGTATCAGCCTGCTCCGCGAATCGCCCTGGGGGCTTCGTATGACAAGCTGATGAATGCGGCTGCACAGTTCACCATCGCGGCGGAGAATATCGCGGCTACCCTGAACCAGGCAGGTGCTCCTCTGAAGGTGGCTCATGTAGCCGCAAAGTTCGCCGGGGTAGAGGGATCGCTTACCCATATCATCGGGGCCGGGGCGGCAGACTTCCATCCTACGCAGCTTGGATATGAACGGATTGCCACTGTATTCGCTGAACTGCAATGGGGGGAATACCGTATGCCGGCAGTAACGGCGATGGCTTCAGAGACGGCGCCAATGTCCATCGTGGTGAAGGGGAAGGAACTGAATACGCCTAATAAGCCGATTCTGAAGAACGGGCAGAATTTTCTGGCGCTGAAGGATATTCTGAATGCGGCCTCGGCAACAGGCAAATGGGATAACAAAACCTCCAGTGCGACCGTAACTTACGGCGGAAGAACGGTAGTTATTACGATCGGCTCGAAAACTATGAAGGTTAACGGTGCGGATGTGGCGATCGATACCCCGGCATTTCTTCAAAAGGTTGGCAAAGAGGATAAAACCTATCTTCCGCTCGCCGCCCTCGCTACCGGTCTTGGTTTCGATGTGAATTACAGCAGTAAGCTGCGTACAGCCTTCATTAACCCATAA
- the def gene encoding peptide deformylase has protein sequence MDDIVREGDPVLRAVTEPVHLPLQEEDRGALKSMMQFLKNSQDAEMSAKYKLRSGVGLSANQIGLSKRMFVMYLKDDNGKNVEYTWVNPKIISHSMAMVYLPESEGCLSVDRPVHGFVPRYESVKVRGFDLNGEVITQKFKGYQAIIIQHEMDHLDGMMFYDRINPQNPFKLPQDVEIRSLYEQKGK, from the coding sequence ATGGATGATATCGTACGGGAAGGCGACCCTGTACTGCGTGCGGTAACGGAACCCGTACATTTGCCGCTGCAGGAGGAGGACCGCGGTGCGCTGAAGAGCATGATGCAGTTCCTGAAAAATAGTCAGGATGCCGAGATGTCTGCCAAGTATAAACTGCGTTCAGGAGTGGGCTTATCCGCCAATCAGATCGGACTATCGAAGCGGATGTTTGTCATGTATTTGAAGGACGATAATGGCAAGAATGTGGAATATACCTGGGTGAATCCCAAGATCATCAGCCATTCGATGGCAATGGTCTATCTGCCGGAGAGCGAAGGCTGCCTGTCTGTTGACCGGCCGGTGCACGGATTCGTACCGCGTTATGAGTCTGTGAAGGTCAGGGGCTTTGATCTGAACGGCGAGGTGATTACCCAGAAATTCAAGGGCTATCAGGCCATCATCATCCAGCATGAGATGGATCACCTGGACGGAATGATGTTCTATGACCGGATCAATCCGCAGAACCCGTTCAAGCTTCCGCAGGATGTAGAGATCCGCAGTCTCTATGAGCAGAAGGGCAAGTAG
- the uvsE gene encoding UV DNA damage repair endonuclease UvsE — protein sequence MIVRFGYVAMSTVIPDCSPSKTMTMATFNKLGDREAGLRKLESIARMNLHNTLRLLKHNVGSDIKVYRLTSKLVPLATHPDLADWNPLAALAEEFAEVGSYVKKHGLRVSFHPDHFTVLSTPRPEVLVSSIRDLQHHTDMLEAMGLPATAKSNIHIGGAYGDKPLSAQRFCEQCSALPLALRERMTLENDDKTFNAVETLEVCRRMELPMVLDIHHQWVNNEGELPWELWPEIRKTWTSPLALKDVLPGGQLPPKIHVSSPRSPSDPRSHADGVEPAPLVAFLKRIAADTPAVDVMIEAKLKDGALFGLMEEMKGLAEGGNGIMVLNGASVNIEP from the coding sequence ATGATTGTCCGCTTCGGCTATGTCGCCATGTCTACGGTGATCCCGGACTGCTCTCCCTCCAAAACGATGACTATGGCAACCTTCAACAAGCTGGGCGACCGGGAAGCGGGCCTTCGCAAGCTGGAATCCATCGCCCGGATGAATCTGCATAATACGCTCCGTCTGCTGAAGCATAATGTCGGCTCGGATATTAAGGTCTACAGGCTTACTTCCAAGCTTGTTCCGCTGGCAACCCATCCTGATCTCGCAGACTGGAATCCCCTCGCTGCTCTTGCGGAGGAATTCGCAGAGGTGGGCAGCTATGTGAAGAAGCACGGGCTGCGCGTCAGCTTCCACCCGGATCACTTCACGGTGCTGAGCACACCGCGGCCGGAGGTGCTTGTAAGCTCCATCCGCGATCTGCAGCATCATACGGACATGCTCGAAGCGATGGGTCTGCCGGCGACGGCTAAGAGCAATATCCATATTGGCGGTGCTTACGGGGACAAGCCTCTGTCTGCGCAGCGCTTCTGTGAGCAATGCTCCGCACTGCCGCTTGCGCTTAGAGAGCGAATGACACTGGAGAACGACGACAAGACGTTCAACGCGGTAGAGACGTTGGAGGTCTGCCGCAGGATGGAGCTGCCGATGGTGCTGGATATCCATCACCAATGGGTCAACAATGAGGGCGAGCTTCCGTGGGAGCTGTGGCCGGAGATCCGGAAGACATGGACAAGCCCCCTGGCGCTGAAGGATGTGCTGCCCGGCGGGCAGCTGCCGCCGAAGATTCATGTGTCCAGCCCGCGCAGCCCGTCTGATCCGCGCAGCCATGCCGATGGCGTAGAGCCGGCACCGCTGGTCGCTTTTCTGAAACGGATTGCTGCGGATACTCCGGCTGTAGATGTGATGATTGAGGCGAAGCTCAAGGATGGCGCCTTGTTTGGTCTGATGGAGGAGATGAAGGGACTGGCTGAGGGCGGGAATGGAATTATGGTACTAAACGGAGCCAGCGTGAATATAGAACCATAA